A stretch of DNA from Dokdonia sp. PRO95:
CAGGCATTGCTCCTATATATGTCTTTCTGTGACCGCGTATTTCAGACTCATCACGCATTCCACCTAGACTTACTCTTACGTACTCACGCCCTAATGCTTCTGCAACAGATTTTCCTAGCGAGGTTTTACCTACACCTGGAGGTCCGTACAAACATAAAATAGGCGACTTCATATCATTACGTAATTTTAGTACCGCTAGATATTCTATAATACGTTTCTTCACATCATCAAGACCATAATGATCACGGTCTAGAATCTTCATCGCGCGTTTTAAATCAAATTTATCTTTAGAGAACTCATTCCAAGGAAGGTCTAAAAATAAATCAAGATAATTGCGCTGTATGCTATACTCAGCTACCTGAGGATTCATGCGTTGCATTTTTGAAAGTTCCTTATTAAAGTGCTTCTCAACTTTTGCATCCCACTTCTTTTTCTTTGCGCGTGCACGCATTTCTTCTAGATCATCCTCAGAGCTTGCGCCTCCCAGTTCTTCTTGGATAGTCTTCATTTGCTGGTGCAAGAAATACTCACGCTGCTGCTGGCTCATGTCATTTTGAACCTTGCTCTGGATATCATTTTTGAGCTCCAGCTTCTGGCGCTCCATATCCATAAACTTAAGCGTCTCAAGTGCTCGCATATGCAAGTCGTCTATGTTAAGAAGCTCTTGCTTCTCTGCAACAGAGAGGTTCATGTTTGAACTCACAAAGTTGATTAAGAAAGAATCACTCTGGATATTCTTAATTGCAAAGGAAGCCTCTGAAGGTATATTTGGAGAGTCTTGGATAATCTTAAGCGACAATTCTTTTATAGAATCGATAACTGCTTTAAAACCTTGATCTCCTGCTTCTGGGCGTACTTCTACATATTCCTTAATAGTAGCCTTCATATAAGGCTCTACCTGCGTTACTTGATCTACCTCAAAGCGTTTTTTACCTTGTATGATAACTGTAACATTACCGTCAGGCATTTTAAGCACACGTAAAATACGTGCTACTACACCTACTTTATGAATATCATCTGCAGTTGGATTTTCTACTTCTTCATCCTTTTGCGCCACTACTCCTACTACTTTCCCTCCCTTATTTGCTTCATCAATAAGCTTTATAGAAGTATCTCTTCCTGCCGAAATAGGAATAACTACTCCAGGAAAAAGCACCGTATTACGTAAAGGTAAAATAGGCAAGCTTTCTGGAAGCTCCTCGTTATTAATTGCCTCCTCATCTTCTGGAGTCATTAACGGGATTAATTCTGCATCTCCATCTATCTCTTGCAGTGACAATCTGTCTAATGTTGTAAATTTTGGTTTTGCCATATATAATGTGTGCCACAATGTCGCATATTCCTATGCGCCCTGTGGATGTATAACTATTAGTATTCTCTTTAAATATAGCGAGTTTAGCCTATTATAAGATAATGGTTACCCTCACGGTAAGCTTTAATTCAATTGTTGTGCCAAGCGAGTACTTTGCTTTCGCGAAAATTTGAAGAAACAACACAAATGCGCGTTCTTTATCTATAATGTAATTATCTACTTGTATTAGAGCGATTCAAGATAATGTTATAAAATTTTTACGAAAGTGTAACAAAGAAATAAAACACGCATCTTTACTATAGAATGAACCAAAAGTGAATTTTACCAACCATCAAATAACCGAATTAATAACACTGTGCCAGCAAGGTAATCAGGGTGCTCAAATGGAGGTGTATAACCGCTACTACAAAGCGATGTACAACACTTCGCTACGCATTGTGAAACACGAAGCAGAGGCAGAAGATATTATGCAAGAGTCCTTCTTGAGTGCTTTTACAAAGCTGGATAGTTATAAAGGTGAGGCATCCTTTGGGAGTTGGTTAAAACGTATTGTGGTAAACAACAGCCTCAATGCTTATAACAAAGGAAAGAAGCTCGATGAGACACCGCTAGAAGATCATTTATATAAAATAGAAGATGATGCAGAAGGTGTGAGTGAGGTAGACCTCACAAGTGTGAGAGCACAAGAAGTCGTTCATGCTATGAGTATGCTTAAAGATAATTATAGACAATCACTGTCTTTACATCTTATAGAAGGTTATGACTACGAGGAAATGAGTGAGATTATGAATGTAAGCTATGCAAACTGTAGAACCATGGTGTCAAGAGCAAAAGACAGCTTACGAAAACTATTAAACAACAATGAAAAAGGAACCTATAGATCAAGTATTTAAACGTCTGGAAGGACGCCTGGATACCGCTGCACCTAGTGCAGATCACAAAGCTAATTTTCTAGCAAAATTACAGGCGCAAGCTACAGAAGATATTCCTGCAAAGGAAACAAAAACGATACAATGGATGCGACCGCTGTTTATTGCAGCGAGTGTGATTCTTCTTGCAGGATTAATGTTTACACAGTTTAACGCTACACCTAAAGCTAAGGAACTCGCAGATGTTTCTCCAGAAATGGAAAACACGCAGGATTTCTTTACAAAAACAATAGAACGTGAGCTCTTTGAGATTAAGGAGAACATGAATCCAGAAAACCAAGCCATGGTTATGGATGCCATAAAACAACTTGAAATCTTAGAGAAAAACTATGATGATTTAAAAAAAGACCTTTCTGAAAGTGGAGAAGACAAGCGTGTGATCTACGCAATGATAGATAACTTCCAGAATAGAATTGACCTTCTACAACATGTAGTAGAACAAATGGATGCCATCAAAGAATTAAATGCTATTGAAAAA
This window harbors:
- the lon gene encoding endopeptidase La — its product is MAKPKFTTLDRLSLQEIDGDAELIPLMTPEDEEAINNEELPESLPILPLRNTVLFPGVVIPISAGRDTSIKLIDEANKGGKVVGVVAQKDEEVENPTADDIHKVGVVARILRVLKMPDGNVTVIIQGKKRFEVDQVTQVEPYMKATIKEYVEVRPEAGDQGFKAVIDSIKELSLKIIQDSPNIPSEASFAIKNIQSDSFLINFVSSNMNLSVAEKQELLNIDDLHMRALETLKFMDMERQKLELKNDIQSKVQNDMSQQQREYFLHQQMKTIQEELGGASSEDDLEEMRARAKKKKWDAKVEKHFNKELSKMQRMNPQVAEYSIQRNYLDLFLDLPWNEFSKDKFDLKRAMKILDRDHYGLDDVKKRIIEYLAVLKLRNDMKSPILCLYGPPGVGKTSLGKSVAEALGREYVRVSLGGMRDESEIRGHRKTYIGAMPGRIIQSLRKAGTSNPVFVLDEIDKLSAGNQGDPSSALLEVLDPEQNSEFHDNFLEMGYDLSKVMFIATSNSLNTIQPALLDRMEIINVTGYTIEEKTEIAKRHLLPKQLKEHGMTDDQLKIAKPQLEKIVEGYTRESGVRGLEKQVAKMVRYGAKNLAMEEEYNVKISNEDVIEILGSPKMERNKYENNEVAGVVTGLAWTRVGGDILFIESALSKGKGTLSITGNLGKVMKESATIAMEYIKANAEILGLEPTIFDKYNVHIHVPEGATPKDGPSAGITMLTSLVSLFTQRKVKKNLAMTGEITLRGKVLPVGGIKEKILAAKRAKIKEILLCEQNRRDIEEIKQDYLKGLTFHYVSDMSEVLELALTKQKVKNAKKLA
- a CDS encoding RNA polymerase sigma factor, with protein sequence MNFTNHQITELITLCQQGNQGAQMEVYNRYYKAMYNTSLRIVKHEAEAEDIMQESFLSAFTKLDSYKGEASFGSWLKRIVVNNSLNAYNKGKKLDETPLEDHLYKIEDDAEGVSEVDLTSVRAQEVVHAMSMLKDNYRQSLSLHLIEGYDYEEMSEIMNVSYANCRTMVSRAKDSLRKLLNNNEKGTYRSSI